One genomic region from Hyalangium ruber encodes:
- a CDS encoding ABC transporter ATP-binding protein: protein MELRIQNLSKRYPNGTQALADVTLTVKPGMFGLLGPNGAGKSTLMRTLATLQEADSGSATLGEINVLRDKDAVRQVLGYLPQDFGLYPKVAAEDLLEHLATLKGIRNAKERKQVVAALLQQTNLHAARKKPLGSFSGGMRQRFGIAQALLGNPRLLIVDEPTAGLDPEERVRFHNLLSEIGRDVIVILSTHIVSDVHELCAQMAVMNGGRVLLTGEPQAVISQLSGRIWRRFVEKAELPTLQSQYQIISTRLVTGRTRVHVYSESAPGAGFEPVEPDLEDAYFATIKGHVRDAPAPSLQAQG, encoded by the coding sequence ATGGAGCTGCGAATCCAGAACCTGTCCAAGCGCTATCCCAACGGGACGCAGGCGCTCGCGGACGTAACGCTCACCGTGAAGCCGGGGATGTTCGGGCTGCTGGGCCCCAACGGCGCCGGCAAGTCCACGCTGATGCGCACCCTGGCCACGCTCCAGGAGGCCGACAGCGGCAGCGCCACCCTGGGCGAGATCAACGTGCTGCGGGACAAGGACGCGGTCCGCCAGGTGCTGGGCTACCTGCCCCAGGACTTCGGCCTCTACCCGAAGGTAGCCGCCGAGGACCTGCTGGAGCACCTGGCCACCCTCAAGGGCATCCGGAACGCGAAGGAGCGCAAGCAGGTGGTCGCGGCGCTCTTGCAGCAGACCAACCTCCACGCCGCGCGCAAGAAGCCGCTGGGCAGCTTCTCGGGCGGCATGCGCCAGCGCTTCGGCATCGCCCAGGCGCTCCTGGGCAACCCGCGCCTGCTCATCGTGGACGAACCCACCGCGGGCTTGGATCCCGAGGAGCGCGTGCGCTTCCACAACCTGCTGTCGGAGATCGGCCGCGACGTCATCGTCATCCTCTCCACGCACATCGTCTCGGATGTCCACGAGCTGTGCGCGCAGATGGCGGTGATGAACGGGGGCCGGGTGCTACTCACCGGTGAGCCCCAGGCCGTCATCTCCCAGTTGTCCGGCCGCATCTGGCGGCGCTTCGTGGAGAAGGCGGAGCTGCCCACGCTCCAATCCCAGTATCAGATCATCTCCACGCGGCTGGTGACGGGGCGCACCCGCGTCCACGTCTACAGCGAGAGCGCGCCGGGCGCGGGCTTCGAGCCGGTGGAGCCAGATCTCGAGGACGCCTACTTCGCCACCATCAAGGGCCACGTGCGGGACGCGCCGGCCCCCTCGCTCCAGGCCCAGGGCTGA